TGGAAACTACAACTAGTTGAGTATGGCAGTCAAGCCCTCCAAAAGCTCATTAGAGGACGCAAAGCTACATGATTCACTCATGGCCAGGCGCCTGGACTCAGAGCTACATGCTTCACTCATGGCCAGGGACCTCGCAAGGTGCCTCAACGAACTGCCAGGAACATCTCGAAGCCAGGCCAAAGTAACCATCCTGGTGGATATGGATGCACTGTCTGATACGAGTCCTGTGAATCTCAAGTGTCACGCCCAAGAACAGCTGTTCAACCGCACTCCGGAAGAGATCAGTGAATTCTATGGTTTCATGAACCTGCCTCGTCTCTAAAGGCAGGAAGAGATCAGGCAATGGTACAAAAACCGTATCAAAGAAGCCGATGAGAAGCTGCAGAACTCCAGCATCGATGTAGGCTGTCTTGATTTCCGTCATTTGGCGGAACGGATTATGGCCGCAGAAGGCGCCATGCTTACTGAAGGGGCATCCTTCAACCTGCTTCGTcgtcttgttgatgagccagGCGTAGCAGCCAAGATCGACTGTGTTGTACAAGCAGTATGTCTCCGAATTACCTGATTCTAGGCGTACACATACTGACCTCTCCACCCATCTCCATAGGGAACTCTGGACCTTGCTAAGAATATCTTCACAAATCAATTCAACATCGCTCTCGACAGAGAGTCCGCTGCATATGTGCTAGATAGTTCGCATCTCTTTCGCAATTTTGTTGCTGTTCCGACTCACACATCCCAATCAATCTCTTTCTCATTCTACAAACTGGAAGAGAATGGCTTTTTCAGTCTTGCAAGATGGATCTTATGTTTCAATCGTGGCGAAGACCCTTTCAAGGTAGCGGAAGGAAATGTCACTTTGGCGGGTCAGCACCGCGATGCAACGATCAAGCTGCCGGATCTTGCGATGATTCTGCTTACATTTGACTTCGAAGCTTATCCGAGAGAAACCTCAAAGGTCGAGGTACAAGTCGTGCAGGGAGAGTCTCTGCTTTTCGTACAGTCAGAAAGTGGAATCCTAGCATTCCTACCTAAGGATGGCCATATATACAAGACTGTGGATCTAGTGGCCCTTCTGACTTCTGTGCATAAGGGACAATTCCGAATCAATTGGGTTACTTGAGATTCTTCACTGTTGAAGAGGTTGGGCGCGAGCGAGCCAATCTGCAAGTCGCTCATACTCTGCCTATTTACTATATCAGTCTGGGGCTAGTATTTTCCGATATGTATTTATATGATAGTGTGTGATGCAGAATAATCATTATCGCAACGATCcacctctcttttctttcatttACTGCTAGTGTCTCCATAAGCTTGTCCAGGTACTGCAGAGAGCCGACCTCAACATGAGTCGATGCGTAGCCCCCTTTATAGCTCGCGAACTAGCTTCAGGTTGCGAGATATGAAAGGGTCAAGAGGCTAAAATATAGAGAATGAAAGAAAGCTTATACCACGCACTCGTTACTCGACAtagaaggagaagaaggcggcTAAGAAAGGGGAAGTCCAGTCACAGCTGCCGATTTATCTGCTGCAAAAAACTCACTTTCTCTAGTtacatatatatattattGGACTGACCAAGCGATATTGCTGTCCTAATCTCAAAATACATAGGACAATAGCGATGTTCAATCACAAATGCGGTTGCGGCGTTTCTCCACGAGCAAGCCTCATATGACTGGCAGTAAAGGTGTCGTTCGCGACAGCTGAGCTTGTGCTGACGTCGAGTGCAAGACTGAACGCTGCAATGAGCCCGGCCAGCCGTTCCTTCTGGTCTGGCCCGTCTCCGTCACATCGCAGCATCTTGAGAGCCTCTTTCTGCATCGGGTATCCTGTACCGCCTCCGACAGTGCCTACAGGCAGGGACGGGAAATAGAGGCTCATGCAAAGCGCACCAGTCTTAGGGTCAAGTTCCGAGGTCAGATGGCTCCAGGATGCTTCGGCGGTGCTGGCAGTGTCCTGACCGGTCGCAATGAACATGGCTGCGATGATATTGACCGTGTTTATGTTGGAACCAAACTGACCGTTCCTGATCCCGCCTTCTTTGAGAGTCTTCTGGGCCATGTAGAGGCGCTCGGTGGTGCAGCCGAGGATCTTCTGACAGACTTCCCGTGAAATCGTTCCCCAGACTAAAGTCTCAACACCACGAGCCTTCTTCACGTTTCCCCAGGAGGGTTTTTTGTCGGAAGCTAGCTGACCTTCAATGAAAAAGTCCAAGATGTTGTATTGATCGGCGAATGACTCTCGCAACATCTCACAGGCGTACTGTGTGGCTTTGGTGACCATGTTCTGTCCCGCCGCGCTCCCACAGCTATAGGTGCACAAAAGATGAACCTGCGAACCGATGATGGAAGGTTCGATAGTCTTGAGCCTAACATGATGCTTGCTAGTCGCTTCTGCCCACCTAGCGAATGCGTTCTGCATACCCGGTAGCGCTTGGGCAAAGATGACTGCCCGCCTCGGATTTTGGAAAACGAAGACAGGACCGCGAGACATGCCATTGCTCAGAGTTTCAATATGTATGCCGCCAGAGGCATTAAAGGCCTTGCATCCTCTAGAGTAGCTGGCGATAAGGGTAGCTTCGTATGTGGCTAAAGGGGCATAGATATCGTCGAGCACCGGTGTTCCGGCTAAGCGTAACGGGCCTGCAATGCCAAGCGGAACTTTGCAGAACCCTATGCAATTCTCGATACGCACGTTTTCCAGGTTCCCTGATTGCAAGTCTGCGGCATGGTTGAACCTGTCCGCTAAATCATGCAAAACCTGGGCCTTGTCGCGTGAATCAGGAGCCATAGCGGTGTTCTCGAGGCAAAAGCTTCTTTTAAAGTGATGATTGATATTCCCTGGAGAGATATCGAGTTATCCAGATCGAGGAGGGGGAGTCAAGTACAGTATATCTGTTCTTTTCGATAGAAAAGAACTCTGATATTGCCGTCACTTGCCTGTGTACCATGCCTAGCCTAACGTCTACATCGGCCAACTTTAGACCTTCTATCACGTAATCGTCTAGATTTGTCTGAAGGAGAGTAATATACAGCCTGTTATGAATTGAGGAAGAACTATATTGAATAAGGAAGACGATCATGAAGCGTGAGACCGCACCTGGCTTTCTTAGCATATTTGGCCGCTAGGGACTGATACATTGCGATTCTGTATGAGAAAGCGCAGCAAGCGCTCCACCAAAGCATTCACACCTAGGCTCCGCAATACCGTTCATGACTTTTAAGTCTATGATAAACTAGATCGAGGATGTACGTCGGTTTTCGAGTCGAGTTGCAGTTAGGAGCGTAGACCTATCGGTTTTGTTTCTTCTGCATCGGCATTGTGAAGTTGTGGATGGCTCGTACCCTGCCCAAGCCCAGCAACCGAGACGACGGCCTAGACAGGCCAACTGTAACGGCAGTTATCATCGCGAgcctgaagttgagatgCTATAAGAGTCCAATGGCTGCCCTAGAGCATTAGTACATAGTTCAACTACGAAGCTTATATGAGTTTCATGTCTTTAGTAGGAACAGATTCACGCCTCATTCCACGCTGGTCTGCGTACTGTCTGGAATGTGACATCTTAGCACGGTCACAATGGAAGCTACACGGCTCTAACATACAACATGGAACGCCATCAGAAGAGAACCATATTGGAAGGTCCAACGAGTCGCTACGTTGCAGCAAGTGCGCCTCATCCTCAAATCTTTGTCCTAATCGTTCACCTCTATCGGACCATGATGGGCTAGTGCATAGCTCCACCGGGCATATCTTCTCAAGTAGCGATTCTGGAGCCCACAGTTTCTCCCCGACTGACGATTCATATGGCTATACACTTGATGCTGAATCCGTGGTTCGGATGACCTGACAAAAGAATGATTATTCTATGACTGAACCTCATCGCCTAGTGGTGCCCGGAGATGGAGATCCCCAGGTCGAAGCGATAGGTCAGACAGATGGATACGCATGTCTCGCGACACAGTGGCGAGAAAGGTCCAGAAGTATCTGAGTCATCAACAAATCCGAGGTTTCAGAGCCGATTTGGATGTTTCTTCATGTCTTTGTGCATAATCATAACCTGCCGAATCACCTTCTTGTCTCGCTATACCCTAGCTGCCAGCTTACCCTAGGTTGCCCTTGAGAGATATGATGTGTCCTAGGAGATTGGGTGCAGTGAATTGTAACAATCGCCAGGTGACTAAAGCCAAGGTGGTGGCATGAAGTCGCGTTTGTGCCCTTAAGCAATATCAAATTGGAATGTGTGTACAGTAGCATGATTGAGAGGTAGAGTGATTCAGCGTGACACATAAGATTTTATCGTTTCTGAGTTTCTGACTTTTACCTATTCCCCTTACTCCATTATCTCGCTCTTGGCCACCTATTGTTGAAACAGATGGTAAAACGTGAAAAGCTGCGACAGGCCAATGTTAATCATTTCTAACCCTTTCCAACCAATCAACGTCCCATCTTCCCAAGCCTTTTATATTGCTAGACCATATTTTGAGCCTACGAAGTTGCAAAAGAGAGAATTAGCAAGCTGATTACCCTAGAGCTGAGTAGGGTTCCTGTACGAAAGAGTCTGATTGGATAATGTCCTGTTTTGGCATGGTTAGATGGTTTTCTGACGGTTTCCCCGGAGGCTTTAGTCCGGTCAGCATGCATCCTCTAAGCTCGAAGTGGTAAGAAGCGGATGAGCTGCATACAATAAATGCTGTAATTGGTCAGAGCAAAGAACAATGAGATAATCTAGGCTTGACAGCACGCAGGGGCGATTTCAGAGATGGCAATACAATTCATTCATGCATGGGGGTCTCATGATACAGTTTCAAGCCATCGATCCTGCTTGAGTATATCGTGTTGTTATTAGAACTAACTACTAATAAATTTCTAGCAATTGGCGACAGGAAATTGACTTAGCACATCGACGTGGTGAACCTTCCTCATCTCTACGTGAGTTTCGCGCAGGCGGCTCGGACCCCAGACAACCGTCTTTGACTTTTGCTCCGTCTAACAAGCTGTTTAGTTTTAGATTCACGCGATACATAGGCAAAAGTTTTCTATGTCTCAGATAACTTGCAAATCTCGACCGGAACAGGCCTGTCAAAACTATGGAGACCAAATGGCAGTTCCCGGTGACCACGCTCTATCTTTCTGGCCTCCTCTGGATCGATAAGCCTCAGGTCATAACTCTGCAACACCATGGCGACCGAGGCGAAGATGACCTGCTTAGCCAACGTCTCGCCCGGACAGCGGAATGCTCCTCCTCCAAAAGGGAAGAAATGTCCCCGCAAGCCAGCAACGGAGGCTCTGGAGCGCGCATCTTCCGCCCCCATATGTGTTGTTGGCCTTTGTGGAGATTCTCGTGCGGGTTGAACGCGCTTCTTTTTCGCCGGGCCGCTGATACTGGAGCTGCCTGGACAATCGAGAAACCTCTCAGCCCAGAAAGCTTCCAGAGGATGCTGAGGCTTGCCACTTGACAGATCCTGGCCCGTGTTCCAGCATGACACATCCAGTCCCGCAAGCCAGCCAGTGAACATGACGGGTACACCCGCCTTGACCTTCCAGCCTCCAGCGAGACACAACTGGTCGTCGAGGGATGTGCGACCAACGGTACTTGCAACACGCAACCGGAGTGTTTCGTAGTAGATAGAGTTGAGGAGGGGATCCTTCATCAGTACTTTGATATCTGGTTGCTCTCCAACCTCTGTGGATTGAAAGGCAGGGCTGATCTGGTGGCGAACCCGACGGAGCAGACTTGCATCAAGTAGGATGTGCACGATCATCCACAAAGCTGCGGGAACGGTGTTTGCCATAGCACTGTATTGGGTAAGCAGCGATCTCTCGGTCGCTTCTCGCTTCTGCATCCCTCGTGGCGGAAGAGTAGAGCAAAGGTTGAGCGAGAGAGGGAGTGAACATGGACGTACACGAAAAAATATCCCAGCATCACCACAGCTACTCCGTTGTTGCTGAGCCCGAGAGCCTCGTGGCGCTGAATCATCTTGCCGACGTATTGGGTCCCCCAAATAGGCTCGTACTCGATATCGCGAAGCCCGTCATTATCCCAGTTGTAATTTTCGCTACACCAGGTGCGCCAACGATCGAAGTTTTTGTGCATCTCGTCACGCGCCTGGTAGCTTGACGGTACCAACCATCGCGGCAGACCTTTGGAGATGTTCGGAAATGCTTTGTAGAAGTTCCAAAAGTCCTGGCAGAAAGTTGGACAAATTCTGAGGAGATGCTCTCCATACAAGGCTTCTACATTAGCTCTAAGGATGAGATTTGAtaggaagctgaagagatcagGAATACGGCCCCAATCGTGTCTGACCTCCGATGCTGCGGATAGCTCTGACGCCAAATTCTTCTTGAATCTCTCCATCACAAACACTAGATTTCGCCC
This genomic interval from Fusarium oxysporum f. sp. lycopersici 4287 chromosome 3, whole genome shotgun sequence contains the following:
- a CDS encoding hydroxymethylglutaryl-coenzyme A reductase, with the translated sequence MAPDSRDKAQVLHDLADRFNHAADLQSGNLENVRIENCIGFCKVPLGIAGPLRLAGTPVLDDIYAPLATYEATLIASYSRGCKAFNASGGIHIETLSNGMSRGPVFVFQNPRRAVIFAQALPGMQNAFARWAEATSKHHVRLKTIEPSIIGSQVHLLCTYSCGSAAGQNMVTKATQYACEMLRESFADQYNILDFFIEGQLASDKKPSWGNVKKARGVETLVWGTISREVCQKILGCTTERLYMAQKTLKEGGIRNGQFGSNINTVNIIAAMFIATGQDTASTAEASWSHLTSELDPKTGALCMSLYFPSLPVGTVGGGTGYPMQKEALKMLRCDGDGPDQKERLAGLIAAFSLALDVSTSSAVANDTFTASHMRLARGETPQPHL